The DNA window TTCCGACGTATTGCTGGATCTGACCACCAATCTGGCGCCTTGGCTGACTCTAAGCAATAAATCGTGGTATTCTCCCTACGAAAATATGATTACCGAACACGAACACCGACTTTATGTTCATGACGCAAGGAACATGTACGGCTTTTTCGGACTCGATTTTCTGGAGGAAATTGACGAATATAAACGTCAGAACCAGGACCGACAACACATAGCCGAATTTGGTGGCGGTTTTTCGCCGTTCGCGCAGTGGTCGACCGCCTTTCTCTATCGCATTGACTACGAAAACGGGATGGATCTCGAAAAAAAATTCATCCTCAAATATTCCCACCAGTGCTTTTCGACAGAAGCGTATTGGCTCGACACGGACACGGACACGCGCTTTGGAATCCAACTCAATCTCGCCCAATTGGGATCACTGGGTCGCTGATGTCGTCGCCACGCGCAATCCGTTTACTCCCGGAAGACCTTCAGAATCAAATCGCCGCCGGCGAGGTTGTGGAACGCCCGGCCAGCGCCCTGAAGGAACTGATCGAAAACTCTCTGGACGCCAATGCCACCCGCATTCGAATCCAAATCCGCGATGGTGGCCAATCACTGATCAAAATCAGCGACAATGGCCATGGCATCGCCGCCGACCAGCTGCCGCTCGCCCTGACCCGGCACGCAACCAGCAAACTGGCCAGCCTTCACGATCTCCACAACATCCACAGTTTCGGCTTTCGTGGAGAAGCACTTCCGAGCATCGCCTCCGTCTCCCGATTCCGGATTTCCTCGTCCCAGGCGATGGGCGAGGGAACAACCATTGAGCTGCTGCACGGCAAGCAAATCCGCCAGACCCAATCCGCCATGCCCCAGGGAACGGAAATTGAAGTTTGCGATCTGTTCGCCAATATCCCTGCCCGGCTGAAATTTCTGAAACAACCAGCCACGGAGGCGCGCAAGTGCACGGAACTCGTGCTGCGCATGGCCTTGGCCAATTTGCATGTGGATTTTGAATTTTTGCACGGTGAACGCACGGTTTTTCGCTTCCTTTCCGGGCAAAGCCTCGTTGAGCGCCTTGCTATGGCCTGGCCAGGGGCAATCCTGAACACCATGTCGGAATTCGACACCACCGAAGGGCCTCTGCGCATCGCTGGACTCGTGGGAGATCCTTCCACGGCCCAGGCCCGGGCGGACCGTATCTACCTGTATGTGAACAGGCGACCAGTGCAGGATAAAACCATGCTCAGCGCGGTACGCGAAGCGTATCGAGGTCGCATTCTCGGCAAGGAATATCCCCAGGCCCTCGTTTTCCTGGACGTCCCGGCCGACGAAATCGATGTCAATGTCCACCCCGCCAAAACGGAAATCCGCTTTCAGGATGAAGGCCTAATCTTCCGTTTTGTTCGCCGAGCCGTGTTGGCCAGCCTGGACGTTCGTTTAGCCTCGACTTCCGGATCCTTTTCCACCCCCATGCCGGGCACGACACCTCCCTCGCAAGCGGTTACCCCGCTGCCGATGTCCCTTCCCCTCGAAAACGAACACGCCGTCGTTCGGGAGAAAACCCCCGCCTACATGCCCTTGGACACACCCAAATTCGCCACGACCAAAAACGTGGCGGAGCTGTTTCAAACAGAGCCCAGCCCTGTGCCGCCCCTTCCTAATCCTGGCCCTCCCCCAGTCACCCAGTCATCCAAAAGCGTGGACACCACCCCCGTCCACTATCTTGGGCAGGTTGCCCAAACCTATCTTGTCCTGGCCACGCCAGATGGCTTGTCCCTACTCGACCAGCACGCCGCCCATGAACGCGTCCTTTTCGATGCCCTGCGCCAGCAAGGCTCTCGCGGGGAACGCCAGCCATTGCTCATGCCCCTTGAAATCCACCTGCATGCTTCCCAAACGCATCTCGTGCAGGAAGTATGGACTGAACTTGCCGAATTGGGCTTTTCCCTGGAGCTCAAGACCCCGCAACTTTTGCTCTTGAACGCTACCCCACCGTTGCTGTCACCCGCCAAGGCCAAGGAATTTTTAGAGGACACGCTCGCCTCAAAACCCAAATCCATGAATGATCTTTGGGCCCTGATGGCCTGCAAGGCGGCCATCAAGGCCGGGGATGTCCTGACCACGGACGAGGCCTTGTCCCTGCTTGAAGCATGGCGTTCATTGCCCGACAGGCAGTATTGTCCACATGGCCGCCCCGTAGCGGTCAGTTGGTCAATCGCCGACTTGGAAAAACTTTTCAAACGCCGCCCCTAAAAAGGGCGGCGCCATCCCTTTTGCATCCTACATGGAGGCCCTATGAATATACTTTTAGTCGGTTCCGGTGGCAGGGAACACGCCCTTGCCTGGAAAATTCGCCAAAATCCCCAGGTCACGAATCTGGACATAGCCCCCGGCAATGGCGGAACCGCCCTGGTTGGCCGGAAT is part of the Deltaproteobacteria bacterium genome and encodes:
- the mutL gene encoding DNA mismatch repair endonuclease MutL; amino-acid sequence: MSSPRAIRLLPEDLQNQIAAGEVVERPASALKELIENSLDANATRIRIQIRDGGQSLIKISDNGHGIAADQLPLALTRHATSKLASLHDLHNIHSFGFRGEALPSIASVSRFRISSSQAMGEGTTIELLHGKQIRQTQSAMPQGTEIEVCDLFANIPARLKFLKQPATEARKCTELVLRMALANLHVDFEFLHGERTVFRFLSGQSLVERLAMAWPGAILNTMSEFDTTEGPLRIAGLVGDPSTAQARADRIYLYVNRRPVQDKTMLSAVREAYRGRILGKEYPQALVFLDVPADEIDVNVHPAKTEIRFQDEGLIFRFVRRAVLASLDVRLASTSGSFSTPMPGTTPPSQAVTPLPMSLPLENEHAVVREKTPAYMPLDTPKFATTKNVAELFQTEPSPVPPLPNPGPPPVTQSSKSVDTTPVHYLGQVAQTYLVLATPDGLSLLDQHAAHERVLFDALRQQGSRGERQPLLMPLEIHLHASQTHLVQEVWTELAELGFSLELKTPQLLLLNATPPLLSPAKAKEFLEDTLASKPKSMNDLWALMACKAAIKAGDVLTTDEALSLLEAWRSLPDRQYCPHGRPVAVSWSIADLEKLFKRRP